One Flavobacterium cerinum genomic window, TGCAAATTCTTCCGGTGTAAAAAAGGCATCCGATTTTAACGCATTTACCCATTTGTAAAGATCACCTACCGTTGAGTTGACTTTTGCACTTCCTACAACTCCATCCAGATAATAAACGGACTTTTGACCGTATTTCGGATCGTCTGCCGTTACTTTTTGAAATGATTTTTTAGCCCATACATAACCGATCGCCTGATTATCGATTTTTTGAGGTTTTTCTCTGCGATTATAGACAAAAGTATTTTTCATTTTTAGCGGTTTAAAGATATTAGTTGCTAAAAAATCGGCGTATTTTTTCCCGGAAACCCGTTCTATGATACTAGCCAGTAGTGCGTAATTGCTATTACTATACCGGTAATTACTTTTGGGTTCAAATCGTAAGGTGTCTTTGCGATTCGCATAGAATTGTATAACGTCGTTGTTCGTTGCTATTTTATTCGGATCCCAATTGTCTGTCATACTCGCTATATAGTCCGGAATACCACTTGTATGGCGTAGTAAGTCGTAAATAGTGACTTTATCCCATTGCTTTAATTCAGGGATAAATCGGGTTATTTTATCCGTATAATTTAACTTCCCTTGTCTTTTCAATACGACAATCCCGGCAGCCGTAAACTGTTTGGAACAGGACGCCAATTCAAAGATGGTATTTGTATTATTCTCCTTTTGAGTTGTCTCATTCCGAAGACCAAATCCTTTTTCGTAGATGATGTTTCCCTTATCCGCTATTAATACACTACCGTTAAATTGATTTTGTTGGTACAGTACGTTAAAAATACTATCCAATTGTCGGAATTCTTTCGTTTGGGCCAGACAAAAATGCGTGGCCAATACCACGATTAGTAAAATTTTCAGCTGTTTCATGTTTTTTGATTGATGATGATTGCGTTCTAATCCGAACGGCATCAAACCTAAAACTATTTTTTTAGTTATACAACTATTTTTTTAGTTAAAGAATTTATTTTAGTATTCCATCAGCAATCAAAAAACAAATAAAACAAGCTATATTACTCAACCTCAACCCAATCCGTTTCTACACTAATTCTGTATATTTCTTTAAAAAAACGGATTGCGCCTTCTAAGTCATAGACTTTATCCATCACGAGTCGGACTTTATAATTTGTAGGTAATAAATATCCGAATTTAGAATTCGGCAGACCGTCTTCCGGTAGGTTTTCCCGAATATAATTTTCTATTTTCTGCTGTAAGTCGGATTCAGCAGCAAGACGAGAGAAAACACCTTCGTCTTCAATATCCAAAACAAAACTGCTTTTATTTTCTAAATAGTACGCTTCAATATTCGCATAGCTAAATAACAATTCAAGTGCTTTGTTTATTTTCGTTCCGGCAAAAGTAAACAGCTCTATATTCTTTTGTCTGACAAGTAAAGGGCGTTCTTCTGTAAAATCGGTTATCTTAAAAACGGAAAAATCCTTTCTCATTTCATCCAGGACATCCTTACATGTGGGATCTAAAAACTCATATTCTGTTGAGGAATAAAGAATTTCCAGCATTTTTTCCCGAATCTTAGGATCAGTTATACCGCCATTACCTGAAAATTTAGGCACTTTTCCATCCTTAGCCGGTATTACTTCGATTTTTTTGGCTTTAAAATCCACATCCGTGATTTTCCAGATTTTTGCAGCCAATAAAATATTTTCATCAACCTGTAACTGAAAAGAAAAGGGTAATCCTCCTATCGTATTTCCGGCGTTCGATACCTTAAAGGTTTCTTCCGTCATAAACATGCCATAAAAGTCCATATTGTTGACAACCTTTTCGCCTTCGACTCCGATTATTACTTCCTGTTGTAATTTTTCCAATATATCCGTAGCGATAAGATGTGTTATAATTTCAATAATTTCATCTTCTGTTATACTATCAAATGTTGGGTTCTTTTTCAATTCTGAAATCAAGTCCGTAATTCGGATACCGGATCGTTCTTTCACAACAGACAATGCCTGATGCAATACGATATCATATGGTTTTTTAACAATCGCCGGCGGTTCTATGTAACCTTCTTTATATAACAACCAACACGCTATCGATTGGAGTACACTCCATTTATTCGTTGCATACAAAAAGAGACTACTTGTTGCTCCTTCCCTGCGTCCGCTTCTCCCGACACGCTGGATCAATGAGGCAATACTGTGAGTTGCATCAACTTGTACAACCTCATCTACATTTCCGATATCAATTCCGAGTTCGAGAGTTGATGTACAGGCAATACAAAAATTACTTTGCTTATTATTCTTGGCAAAATATTCGACATATTCCCTTTCGTCTTTATGTACCGATGAGTGATGCGAAAAGTAATTCGGATGTCCGTTTACCTTTTCCGATATTTTTTTAAGCTTAACCGCGATTTCTTCGGCTCTTCCCCTACTGTTCGGGAATACCAACACTTTGCTGTTACTAACCTCCTTATACAAGTCTTTTAGCAACGATAACGGTAATTCTGCACCGGTTCCGGGAAAATACCGGAAAACGGCTTTAATCTCTTTTTTACTGTTATCTCTTAAAACGATCGTTTTCTGTTCTTCTCCTGTAAATTTTTTCGCCTGATCAAAGTCGCCTAAGGTAGCAGAAAGTCCTATGACCCGAAATTTATTTTTGTTTATTTCCTGTAATCGGGCCAATAACGATTTTAACTGTAGTCCTCTGTCGGTTCCGATAAAAGAGTGAATTTCATCAATTACAACAAACTTCACATTTGCGAACAATTGTTTTACATTATAGGGTCTGTTGACAAACATGGCTTCAATCGATTCCGGTGTAATCAGTACAATCCCCTCCGGATTTTTGATCAGTTTGTCTTTTTGTCCTCTACTGGCTTCTCCGTGCCATTTGGTAACCGGAACTTCCAGATTTTTGCACAATTCTTCCACCCGATTAAACTGATCATTAATCAGAGCAATTAACGGCGAGATACACAATACCTGTACGCCGCTTTCGTTAAAATCAACTTTAGACAAAATAGGTAAAAACGCAGCTTCCGTTTTACCCGAAGCGGTTCCCGATGCCAGTATGTAATGATTATCGGTGGACAAAATATGTTGTATCGCCGCGTTCTGAATCGGACGTAGCTGTTCCCACTTCTTTTCCCTTATATACCGGCGAATCGGTTCTGACAATAGTTCGTAGGCCATTATAGTTCTTCTATGCTATCAATTAAAACCAAATCCGGTCTTTCGTCTGTAATTTCAATATCATGGAATAGTTTTGCTTTATCCAGCTCCGGATTTTGTCGGAGGATGTTCAGAATATTCAGGAAATCACGGATTACCTCACGCGGTGTCAGGAATTCGGAAGCACCGGGTTTATTAAACATTTCTTCCATAAAAACCTGAATATCGCCATCCGAAACATTTGTCTCCACTTTGTAGTTATAATCGAAAATAGCTTTTAACTTTTTCAGCAATACAAAAATTTCGTTGTGATTCAGCGGGAAAAGCCGGATTACCGGTTGTGCAAAATCCCGGATTTCAGCGGTTTCAAATTTATTGGTCTGCAAACGGGATTTTAACGCATGATAGCTGAATAATCCTCTGCGTTCATTTTCCAATACTTCTTTTGTACCGGCAAAGTTGAAAAACAAATTACTGATTTTCCCCTGAAAGCAATCGTTATAAATGGTTAGAATCTTTTCGTAGTTTTTCTCTCGCATCACAGAAGTCGAAATCTTATACAGATTGATCGCTTCATCAAGGTTGATCATAAATCCACTATAACCCATGCTTACAAACAGCTTACAGAAGTTTTTAAGCATGTCATAATAGTTCAGATCATTGATTATTTCTCTTACGCCAAGATCCTGTTTTGCTTCTGTTTTTGTACTATATTCTCCTTTCAGCCATTTTAGAGCATTTCTTCTCAGTTGTTCGTCTCCCTTAATATAGCCTTCATAGTATTTCATAACAACCGTTCCGAAGTCGAAGCCGCCTACTTCCGTTACTTCATTAATCGTTTTCATGATATTATTCTGGATTAAGCCCAGATATTGTTCATCACGGATATTTCCTAACGGAATATTGTTATCCTGTGCGGTTTTGATCACCACCTGTTCGATCCATTTTTCCAATAAGGTCGGTAAAGCACCACCTTCCGGTTTGGTTTGTATCGCGATGTTGTCCATTATTGCCGAATATAACGCTACGGCTTTACCATCGTTCGAATACAAACGGTTATCCGGTGTAAAATCGGCATTCGTTACCACAAACTTTTGTTTTAAGGCTACCGTATTCAGCAAATGCATCATAAACGATTTTCCGGAACCGAAATCTCCGATCCAGAATTTCACAATACTATGTCCGTTTTTTACATCCTCTAAAGCGGTTACCACGGCATTCACTTCTTCCGATCTTCCTACGGTTATATGTTGTACTCCGATTTTTGGCACAACACCTCCGATTAACGAATTGATAATCGCTGTAGCTTCTTTTGGTTTAATATTCTCGATCATGGTGTTACTATTTTTTGGTAATAATTATCATTAATGGTGTAATATTCGTCTTCCTCTTCTATTAATACATCGTCCAGTATTTCATAACAGGCTTCGTTGATACTGTCGATTAACTGATTCCGGAACATTCCTCTTGATTTTGAAAAGGCTTCAAGTTCTTCGTATTCGACTGAAAGATTGCCTTTATAGAACAATTCCAGCAGTTCCAACTGAACGGTGTTTAAATCGACCAAAACAGCGGTGTTGTTTCCTTCACTTATAATTTTGGGTGCAATTTCCATAACGATTTCACTTTCGTTAATTTCTTCTATTTTAAAAGAATTGACTTCATCTTCGTATTCATCTTTCAGGTATTCGTTTAGCAATTCTACGGTTCCGGAATGCTTTTCATGTACCTGTTGAATTGTAGTATGATCCAGTTCTATTTTTTTGCGTTTTACTTTATATAACTGCGGTACGGCACTCAGCGCTTTATCCAGATCTCTGTCATTGATCAGATTACTTACAATGATCTGAAAATCATGTAGCTGTTCGTTATTCTTAAACAGATTCTTCTGCATGGTTTTAGCCAGTGGTTTATTTTCGAACTTAACTGATCGCAGGTCGTGATGCAAATAATAGATATATAGCTTAAGGGAGGCTTCCTTGTCATGTGGCGCTATAAACTTTGACGCTTCATAGAAAATGTTTTCTACTGCGGTATTGCGTTTGTTTATGTTTCCTAAAATAACGATATCGCTTACAAACATTTTGGGATCGTTGTTATAAGCCGCTGTCAATTCCTCGTATTTTATTTTCCATCGTGCCGGATTCTGGGCATTTAGTTCCAGTTCCGTATCCCGATCCGGTAAAGCCAATGTCGGTGCATAAATGGCCAATGCTTTCTGTAAACGAACTAATATCATTTCGTTATACGATTTGTCAATTTCATTAACGTTATAAATCAGTTCTGTATTTAACTTTCGTTTATGCCCGTAATGTTCCCGCACTGCATTTTCACTATGTTTAAAAATATTGAAATACAATTCGTCGAGGATTGATTTTACGGAATAGGTATAATTAGCGCTGTTCTTACGATGACGATAATGTTTTGTTGCAATAACATCTGCAATTTTTTGCATTTCATTATCCAGTGAAGAAGCTTCGTCGCGGTATTTATCATCCAGTCGCTGAATCGCTAAAAGGTATAGTTTTACAATTTCAACGCTACAGAATTCTATATTGAAAAAATTATTCCCGGGATTCCATAACCGGTCAAGCAATGCAACCTGATCCATTGTAAGATTAAGGCTTTCCTTATATTTGAAACCTAACTTTCCGGTGTCGTCATTACTTTTTTCCTGATAGTTTTCTTCTTTACAAATTCGGTTAACGGAACTGTGATCGCCTTTCGCTCTGAATTTCTGAATCAGAAAACCCAATGCATTATTTTTGGTTTTCGGATAATGACTGATTAACGTTTTCAACAGTTTTTCCAGTCGGTTGATGTCGCCGTTACTATCATATTCCTGTAAAAAATCAAACAGTAAGATAAAGGCATAATTATTATTCCAGTCGAGATTCATATAAATCTCATTAAGGAAATTGGCTTTAAAAGTTTTATAAAACCGACGCTGTTCATTTGTCGCATTATTGATCTCGGAATACGAGTGAACCAATTGATGCCGCCAATAGGGAACATTGCTTAGGTTTTGTTCGTTATCGGTTGGCAAAGCAAATGATTGTCCGGTAACGTCTATAATTGTATCATCCATAATTTACGTTCTAAATCCTAATTTTGTTTTACGCTATTAAATCATCTATGATATCTGAAAAATCAAATTCATGGATTAACATTATCGTATGCCCTTCTTTTCTCAGATTAATTGCCTTTTCTACTTTTCTGCCGTAACAGGAAAAAGCCCAGGCCGGATTTCCGTTATCGCCCACTATAAGATAATCTGTTTTCTTCGTAATCGTATCGGTAGGTATTCCACCCAAACGAACGATATCCCGCTGTAAACTTTCTCTGTTTCCTCTTTTTAATACGCCGGTTATACAAAACGTTTTGCCTTCAAATTCAACTTGTGGTTCGCTTGTACATAAACCCGAAATTGTCACGTCGGCTGTTTGTTGTGCTACTTTTTCCCGGATATTTTCATTTTGCAGACTCACGAATTGTTTAAAATAAGCCATTAAAACGATTCTTTCGTCGTCATCGATTTGTTTATCCGCTAAAACCGAAAGTACAAGACTTCGGATTTCATCATACGGATAATGGCTGTTCAAATGATCATTATCATTCAGCCATTGTTGCAGATCGTAGATTTCTTTATCGTTGATAGTACCGTCTGCTAATATTCCGTGGCAAATTCCTTGTAAAATCTGCAAATCGGATGTAACCGCATCATAGTAATAATTGTCATTTTCATATTTCTGACACAACCAATACAAATCTTCAATCGTTTCTTTAGTTGGAATTTTATTGGTCAGCGCTGCATCAATAACTTCCATAAATTCTTTAAACGGATGTCGGTTAACCAGTTCTTTATGGCTATCTGCCCAAAGTTGTAGTTCTTTTATTTCGGTTTCATTTACTTCTCCGTCCATGTTGATTCCAAGTAATAGTCCTTTTAAGGAACTGATTGCTTTGTCGGCTTTGGATTTAGAGGTGTAGATTTGTAATGTTGCTGCGTCAATATCTTTCATAATCAAGTGATTTAGTGTTATCATTATTCTAATTATTATAAAAGACTGTGTTATTATAACAATTAAAAGATACAGGTAAAGATAGTTGGAGTGACGTATGGCTAAATATGGTTTTCCGTAAAAAGAAAAGAAAGAACGTTTGCCGTTGCGAAAATGAGGTTTCGGCAGAAATAATAAGCAAACTTAAGCGGAGCAACAATTCGTTTTGATTCTTCTGTTGCCGATGAAGAAATAAAGGGGTTACATGATATAACCCCTTTTGTTGTTTTTCAGAATGTTAGACTTCTGCTTCCTGTTTTTCCGGAAAAGCCAATGAAGCAATTACGGATAGTACCAATACACTACCTACTACAATAAGTGAATGAATCGATTCGATATGATAAAGTGGTGATATTACCATTTTTACACCAATAAAGGCTAAGATTATCGCTAATCCGTATTTTAATTTGCTGAATAAATGGATAAAGTTCGCCAAAAGGAAATACAAGGCTCTTAATCCTAAAATAGCAAAAATATTAGATGTATACAGGATAAACGGATCGTCCGGTGCAATAGCGAAGATTGCCGGAATCGAGTCCACTGCGAAAAGTAAATCGGTAAATTCAATTACCCCAACTACTACCAATAAAGGCGTTGCCAGTTTTTTTCCGTTTTCAATCGTAAAGAATTTATCTTTATCATAATTCTTACTTACGCTAAAGAATTTATGAACCACTTTAGCACCCGGGCTTTTGCTGAAATCTTTATTTTCATCATCGTCATCTTCTGCAAACCAGGATTTAATTCCGGCATAAACCAGGAATAATCCGAAAATAGTCAGGATAACATTAATACGTAATGCATGTCCGAACATTTCCATTTCAGGAAGATACGTCAGTTTAATTAGTCCTACACCACTGAAGATAAATACGGCACGCAATACCAATGCTCCGATAATACCCCAGAACAATACTTTATGATGATTTTCTTTCGGAACGTTAAAGAATCCGAATACTAATATAAATACGAACAGATTATCGACCGAAAGCGCTTTTTCGATCCAGTAAGCCGACTGGAATTGTGAGAATTTTTCCATTCCGGCATAGTAGTAGATAAAACCACTGAAAAGCATGGACAATCCTATCCATACCAAAGACCATATTACCGCTTCTTTATTGGTAACCACATGGCTTTTTTTATTAAAAACGCCTAAATCCAGCAAAAGCATAATTATGACTACAACAGAAAAAACTGCTATCAGTCCGGGATGATTAATTAAGTTATCCATTCGTAAAAATTAAAAAGTTAATATTAATTATTTTTATTGGTTATTGTGATCAAGGCTAGTTTGCCACCTTCTTCGGATGACAACAGCAATTTTTTTCCATCGGTAAGTTCGACCATCGAATTTACCGGTATTTCTTTATTTTCCGTAAGGTCTTTCAGGCTTTCCAGTTTTTGGTTAACCAGAACCCATTTCCCTTCATAAAAAGTGAAATAGCCTATCGGTTTTTTGTCCTTCGGATCCAGTTTTTCGTTACGGATAACATTTCTGTTTACATGCCAGTTAAAAACGTACTGATTATTATACACCATAAGGCGTTGATTTTCCGGTTTCCAAACTCCGGGGCTAAACTCGTAATAAAAATCCAGCATCGGTAGTGTACCTGTATGCGGTGTTTTACAAAACGGACACTGTGGTTTTGTTGAGTTATCAAAAACATACCATTGCTGACTACAGGAGGAATTGGTACATTGCTGAATCAGATCGACTGTTTTTAACAATGCCTGTTCCCAGGCTTCCGCCGGCGGACGTTGCATCGGATCGTGTAATCCTTCTATAAAAGCGCGGTTAAACATCTCGGTAAGATACGGTCCGGTAATTGTATAAGGTAATTTATCGATATCAGCCCACGGGAGATCCCACTTCGAAAAACGATCGATTTTAGGTCGGTTCGAATGATCTGTAGGATGCTCAATAAACAACGCTTTTTCGCCCATTGAAAGCAAATCGTCTTTATCGGTGTCCAGATCATGTACCTTTCCTCCTTTTAACGGATGACGGTGTAATAAAAACATATAGATCAATACCGGTAAGGCGTGTAAATCCGTTAGTCGGCTCGGTAAAATACGTCCCGGGTCCGATTTGTCCAGCTGCTTTGTAGCCAATACTTCCGGAGCGATAAACTCCGCCGTACCGATTACTTCGGCCGGAAACAATCCCGGTACCACTAATCCGTCCAAATCGATCATACAAGCTGCTTTTTCAACCGGATCAATCAGAATATTGTTATAGGACAAATCCGAATGCGCCAATCCCATAGCATGAAGTTTTTTAACCCCACGCGCAATATGGATCGCAATCTGAAAATAACTCAGCCAGTTTCCTAATTCGGATTTGGCCAGTCGCAACGGATATTGTTCATTTCGAAACTTAGCTCCTGCAAACCATTTTCCGTTTTTTTCCTTTCCTTTTATCGTATCTCCGGTTTCACTTCCCTGCTTAAAAAAGAATTTTCCTTTATAAGTAGGCACAATAATTCCGGTCATTCCTTTATGTTCGACCACATCAGACGGCCAGCGAAATATTTCATCCAGGAAATAATCCGCGGCATCTTTATTCTGAATTTGCGGTAAATAATAATTGGTAATCCGCTTTAGTCGTTCTTTCTGATTATCATCCAATTGATCTCTAAAAAAAGCAATTACATAGGATTTATCCGGACTGAAATAAACATCTTTCATTCCGCCACGCATCGGGCTATCGGTATCCGTATATTGATACGATTTAGAAGGGTCATTAACGGATTTTACAGTTATGATACTCATTGTATTCGATTAAAATAAAATAGCTAATGTTCTGTCGTCATGGTTTCCGGGACTCCAGAAATTCATCCATTCCAACAAGGCAACCTCGCTGTTTTCCGGATTCTGAAATAAATCCACACGAATTTCTTCCGGATTATTCCCATTCAGATCAGTAAAGAAATTTTTCCATTTTTCAGGGTTTTCCAGATTGGCTTCTACTTCAAACTTCGGATCATAAATTCCGTCTGTCATCAGAACGAGTGCCTTCATTGTATTGGTTTGTGCTATAGTCACACGGCTTTCAAAATCGGCAGCTTCCAATATTTCCGGCATCGTTATAAAACGCGTACCACCGCCAAAACTTCCGACATCCAGCTTATTCATCAATCGGATTTGATTGAAATCATCGCTGATCAATACAATCGGACAATCGCCTACTCCAAAGCTGATAATCAAACAAGTGTCTGCTAACTGTTTTACCAAGGCAAAAGCCAATGTCGCGTGAAAAGCCTCTATACTTTCATTCTGCTCCGTCGAAAAACGTGCAATAGCCGTATGTGCCTGACGTGCCGCTTCACCGAGATAAGGTCGTATTTTTTCGAGATCAGCAACCGATTGTATGTTCTCAAATTCGGCTTTATTGTCGATTTGTTTTTCTTTGAAATAATCAATTACCGTTTGACAAGCCAACTGTGAGCCTTTTCGGGATAATCCTGCCGAGCCGGCTCCGTCCGAAACAGCAATAATAGTCCATCCGTTTTCCAAATCTGCAAAAGCAAAATCATCTTCGCGATAACTTCCGTTGTTTGCGTGTGAACGTCCTCTTTTTGAAGCGACAACCAGTGTTTTATCGGCCAGTTGAGCCTGAACCGATTCTTCATCCGGTTTGGCAAAACGAACCGTTTGATCACTCGGGATATTCCGCCATAGCGATTTAGGATCCGGATTGATTATAATGGATATCTGTTTTGTATTAAACTTTGCATCTTCCGGTTCTGTTATCAGGCGATACTCAAAATTTAATCGGATATCACCGCTCTGATCCGGTATTCCGGAAATGATTCTATTATTGGTATTAAATGTCAGTCCGCTGTTTTCAAATCCGGAAAGCTGATACTTTGCAATATCGGTTAGTCCCAATGCGGCAAAATCAAACAGTGCTTCATATGACTTACCGACAATCCCGTTGGGAAATACGATCGGAAGGCTTTTGATTTCTTCTTTTCTTGCTATTAATTGCCAGTTTTTTGTCATTTCGCGTTGTAATTCCTGTATTAACTTTACCTTGTTTCTATTCGTTTCGTCTGCAACAAAAGAACGGAATAGCTGTTCCCATTTCAGGCAGCTTTCTATATTTTGTTGTAAAAGAAGGGATTTTATATAGCGTTCCGTTTCATCCATTATCCCTGAGCTCTAGTAATATCAAAACCACCGGATCCAAAGCCGTAACGCCCCTGAGCGTTACACCACGGGCATGTACTGACTTCATTTTCATCAATACAATGTACTTTTTGGCAAGAACAAACGGCCAGGCCATAAGGATTACCGCAACACGGACAACTTGGTGCGCCGGTTAGTTCTTCACTGTTTACTTTGGTATCGATAGAAGCATCCGCCAGTTCATAATAGGAATTATCAACCGGGAAAGCGCCTACGAAACGGTATGATTTTGTATGAAAATCCATTCCGCCAAAACTGGACGGATTAATCGCTCTGGCATATTTTATCAGATACGGACGTTTTGTATTCTGACATTTAG contains:
- a CDS encoding helix-hairpin-helix domain-containing protein gives rise to the protein MSIITVKSVNDPSKSYQYTDTDSPMRGGMKDVYFSPDKSYVIAFFRDQLDDNQKERLKRITNYYLPQIQNKDAADYFLDEIFRWPSDVVEHKGMTGIIVPTYKGKFFFKQGSETGDTIKGKEKNGKWFAGAKFRNEQYPLRLAKSELGNWLSYFQIAIHIARGVKKLHAMGLAHSDLSYNNILIDPVEKAACMIDLDGLVVPGLFPAEVIGTAEFIAPEVLATKQLDKSDPGRILPSRLTDLHALPVLIYMFLLHRHPLKGGKVHDLDTDKDDLLSMGEKALFIEHPTDHSNRPKIDRFSKWDLPWADIDKLPYTITGPYLTEMFNRAFIEGLHDPMQRPPAEAWEQALLKTVDLIQQCTNSSCSQQWYVFDNSTKPQCPFCKTPHTGTLPMLDFYYEFSPGVWKPENQRLMVYNNQYVFNWHVNRNVIRNEKLDPKDKKPIGYFTFYEGKWVLVNQKLESLKDLTENKEIPVNSMVELTDGKKLLLSSEEGGKLALITITNKNN
- a CDS encoding tellurite resistance TerB C-terminal domain-containing protein translates to MDDTIIDVTGQSFALPTDNEQNLSNVPYWRHQLVHSYSEINNATNEQRRFYKTFKANFLNEIYMNLDWNNNYAFILLFDFLQEYDSNGDINRLEKLLKTLISHYPKTKNNALGFLIQKFRAKGDHSSVNRICKEENYQEKSNDDTGKLGFKYKESLNLTMDQVALLDRLWNPGNNFFNIEFCSVEIVKLYLLAIQRLDDKYRDEASSLDNEMQKIADVIATKHYRHRKNSANYTYSVKSILDELYFNIFKHSENAVREHYGHKRKLNTELIYNVNEIDKSYNEMILVRLQKALAIYAPTLALPDRDTELELNAQNPARWKIKYEELTAAYNNDPKMFVSDIVILGNINKRNTAVENIFYEASKFIAPHDKEASLKLYIYYLHHDLRSVKFENKPLAKTMQKNLFKNNEQLHDFQIIVSNLINDRDLDKALSAVPQLYKVKRKKIELDHTTIQQVHEKHSGTVELLNEYLKDEYEDEVNSFKIEEINESEIVMEIAPKIISEGNNTAVLVDLNTVQLELLELFYKGNLSVEYEELEAFSKSRGMFRNQLIDSINEACYEILDDVLIEEEDEYYTINDNYYQKIVTP
- a CDS encoding TerC/Alx family metal homeostasis membrane protein, giving the protein MDNLINHPGLIAVFSVVVIIMLLLDLGVFNKKSHVVTNKEAVIWSLVWIGLSMLFSGFIYYYAGMEKFSQFQSAYWIEKALSVDNLFVFILVFGFFNVPKENHHKVLFWGIIGALVLRAVFIFSGVGLIKLTYLPEMEMFGHALRINVILTIFGLFLVYAGIKSWFAEDDDDENKDFSKSPGAKVVHKFFSVSKNYDKDKFFTIENGKKLATPLLVVVGVIEFTDLLFAVDSIPAIFAIAPDDPFILYTSNIFAILGLRALYFLLANFIHLFSKLKYGLAIILAFIGVKMVISPLYHIESIHSLIVVGSVLVLSVIASLAFPEKQEAEV
- a CDS encoding BRCT domain-containing protein, which translates into the protein MKDIDAATLQIYTSKSKADKAISSLKGLLLGINMDGEVNETEIKELQLWADSHKELVNRHPFKEFMEVIDAALTNKIPTKETIEDLYWLCQKYENDNYYYDAVTSDLQILQGICHGILADGTINDKEIYDLQQWLNDNDHLNSHYPYDEIRSLVLSVLADKQIDDDERIVLMAYFKQFVSLQNENIREKVAQQTADVTISGLCTSEPQVEFEGKTFCITGVLKRGNRESLQRDIVRLGGIPTDTITKKTDYLIVGDNGNPAWAFSCYGRKVEKAINLRKEGHTIMLIHEFDFSDIIDDLIA
- a CDS encoding ATP-binding protein, whose product is MIENIKPKEATAIINSLIGGVVPKIGVQHITVGRSEEVNAVVTALEDVKNGHSIVKFWIGDFGSGKSFMMHLLNTVALKQKFVVTNADFTPDNRLYSNDGKAVALYSAIMDNIAIQTKPEGGALPTLLEKWIEQVVIKTAQDNNIPLGNIRDEQYLGLIQNNIMKTINEVTEVGGFDFGTVVMKYYEGYIKGDEQLRRNALKWLKGEYSTKTEAKQDLGVREIINDLNYYDMLKNFCKLFVSMGYSGFMINLDEAINLYKISTSVMREKNYEKILTIYNDCFQGKISNLFFNFAGTKEVLENERRGLFSYHALKSRLQTNKFETAEIRDFAQPVIRLFPLNHNEIFVLLKKLKAIFDYNYKVETNVSDGDIQVFMEEMFNKPGASEFLTPREVIRDFLNILNILRQNPELDKAKLFHDIEITDERPDLVLIDSIEEL
- a CDS encoding DEAD/DEAH box helicase; the encoded protein is MAYELLSEPIRRYIREKKWEQLRPIQNAAIQHILSTDNHYILASGTASGKTEAAFLPILSKVDFNESGVQVLCISPLIALINDQFNRVEELCKNLEVPVTKWHGEASRGQKDKLIKNPEGIVLITPESIEAMFVNRPYNVKQLFANVKFVVIDEIHSFIGTDRGLQLKSLLARLQEINKNKFRVIGLSATLGDFDQAKKFTGEEQKTIVLRDNSKKEIKAVFRYFPGTGAELPLSLLKDLYKEVSNSKVLVFPNSRGRAEEIAVKLKKISEKVNGHPNYFSHHSSVHKDEREYVEYFAKNNKQSNFCIACTSTLELGIDIGNVDEVVQVDATHSIASLIQRVGRSGRREGATSSLFLYATNKWSVLQSIACWLLYKEGYIEPPAIVKKPYDIVLHQALSVVKERSGIRITDLISELKKNPTFDSITEDEIIEIITHLIATDILEKLQQEVIIGVEGEKVVNNMDFYGMFMTEETFKVSNAGNTIGGLPFSFQLQVDENILLAAKIWKITDVDFKAKKIEVIPAKDGKVPKFSGNGGITDPKIREKMLEILYSSTEYEFLDPTCKDVLDEMRKDFSVFKITDFTEERPLLVRQKNIELFTFAGTKINKALELLFSYANIEAYYLENKSSFVLDIEDEGVFSRLAAESDLQQKIENYIRENLPEDGLPNSKFGYLLPTNYKVRLVMDKVYDLEGAIRFFKEIYRISVETDWVEVE
- a CDS encoding PP2C family serine/threonine-protein phosphatase — translated: MDETERYIKSLLLQQNIESCLKWEQLFRSFVADETNRNKVKLIQELQREMTKNWQLIARKEEIKSLPIVFPNGIVGKSYEALFDFAALGLTDIAKYQLSGFENSGLTFNTNNRIISGIPDQSGDIRLNFEYRLITEPEDAKFNTKQISIIINPDPKSLWRNIPSDQTVRFAKPDEESVQAQLADKTLVVASKRGRSHANNGSYREDDFAFADLENGWTIIAVSDGAGSAGLSRKGSQLACQTVIDYFKEKQIDNKAEFENIQSVADLEKIRPYLGEAARQAHTAIARFSTEQNESIEAFHATLAFALVKQLADTCLIISFGVGDCPIVLISDDFNQIRLMNKLDVGSFGGGTRFITMPEILEAADFESRVTIAQTNTMKALVLMTDGIYDPKFEVEANLENPEKWKNFFTDLNGNNPEEIRVDLFQNPENSEVALLEWMNFWSPGNHDDRTLAILF
- a CDS encoding serine hydrolase domain-containing protein, which gives rise to MKQLKILLIVVLATHFCLAQTKEFRQLDSIFNVLYQQNQFNGSVLIADKGNIIYEKGFGLRNETTQKENNTNTIFELASCSKQFTAAGIVVLKRQGKLNYTDKITRFIPELKQWDKVTIYDLLRHTSGIPDYIASMTDNWDPNKIATNNDVIQFYANRKDTLRFEPKSNYRYSNSNYALLASIIERVSGKKYADFLATNIFKPLKMKNTFVYNRREKPQKIDNQAIGYVWAKKSFQKVTADDPKYGQKSVYYLDGVVGSAKVNSTVGDLYKWVNALKSDAFFTPEEFAAMTEITQTDKGKNIDYGFGLDIRKGDNKFTYGHTGNWDGYTSLIYHDQIKDRTIIVLQNFNLGAIPFNNIQQLLNQSPLTPEFKKKVSLSESVLQQFTGDYTDQEEKEDKHRITYQEGHLIYNTTSADWDMRFFPISDNEFKGIRQGGADAVIKFNRDDKGKMNMEMLQNGRKIGFGIREE